CTCGCAGCGGCGGCAGACAGCCCACGGCAACGGCTCGCCGGCCAGACGGCCCGGGAGCTCAGGCGCTGGGGGCTCGGGAGCTCAGTGGCTGGGGGCTCGGGAGCTCGCGGGGTCTCGGGCTCGGACGCCGAACGGCCACGAGGGTCGGCAGCCCAGGCGTGCGGCGGCTCGGCAGCCGAACGGCTCGGCGGCTCGGCAGCCGAACGGCTCGGCGGCTCGGCGATCAGGGGGCGTCAGGGGGGGTACTCGTGGGGAGGGTTCAGCCCGCCCGGTGGACGACCGCGTCGCAGAGCTCCATCAGCGCCGCCTTCGCGTCGCACTCACGCAGCGGCGCCAGCGCGGCCCGCGCGTCGTTCGCGTATCGCACGGTGTCCCGTCGGGCCTGCTCCAGCGCCGGGTGGGCCCGGAGCGCCTCGATGGCCTCGGCGAGCCGGGCGTCGTCGCTCAGGTCGGAGTCGAGCAGCTCGCACAGCGCGATGTCCTCGGGCAGGGACAGACGCGCGGCCCGTTCCCGCAGCCGCAGCACGGGCAGGGTGGGCACGCCCTCGCGGAGATCGGTGCCGGGCGTCTTTCCGGACTCGTGCGAGTCGGACGCGATGTCCAGCACGTCGTCCGCCAGCTGGAAGGCGACGCCGAGCCGCTCGCCGTACTGCGTCAGCACGTCGACGACCGTCTCGTCGGCGCCCGACATCATGGCGCCGAACCGGCAGGCCACCGCGACCAGCGAACCGGTCTTGCCGCCGAGCACGTCGAGGTAGTGCTCGACCGGGTCCCGCCCGTCCGTGGGCCCCGCCGTCTCCAGGATCTGGCCGGTGACCAGCCGCTCGAACGCCTCCGCCTGCACCCGCACCGCCTCCGGACCGAGATCGGCCAGGATGTGCGAGGCGCGCGCGAAGAGGAAGTCACCGGTGAGGACGGCCACCGAGTTGCCCCAGCGGGCGTTCGCGCTGGGGACCCCGCGCCGCACGGTCGCCTCGTCCATCACGTCGTCGTGGTACAGCGTGGCCAGGTGCGTCAGCTCCACCACCACGGCCGACGGCACGATGCCCGGCGCATGCCTGTCCCCGAACTGCGCCGCGAGCATCACGAGCAGCGGACGGAACCGCTTCCCGCCCGCACGCACCAGGTGCTGGGCGGCCTCCGTGATGAACGGAACCTCACTCTTGGTGGCCTCGAGCAAGCCTTCCTCGACAGCCGCCAATCCGGCCTGGACATCGGCTTCCAGAGCCTGGTCCCGCACGCTCAGCCCGAACGGCCCGACGACGGTCACGAGGGGTCTCCTGTCTGCTGGTGTCTACTGGCGATTACGCGGTTTGTCGATAGGTCGCTGCCATCACTCGAGTCAGCGTATCCGGTCACGTTTCGATCACCGATAGCCCCCACGTTCCCCGGGGGCGAATGCACTCGCCCGCGAGGTGCACGCATCGGGCCAGACCGTATCCGATCACGTCCGTGATGTTTCTGATCAGCCCATACGAAGAGATATTCATCGGGTTGCCTCGAAGTACCGAATCATGTTCCACACCGAGGCCGACATCCGGCCGAGGTCCGCCCCGGACCCGCGGCGACCCCACCCCACCCCACCCCACCCCGGGACCGACTCTGCCCCCGCCCCGACCCGGCCCCCCGTCGCGACGACATGGACATGCCGCACGGAAGACGATCCCGACACGACGGGGCACGCGACCAGAAGAACGACCGGGGCGCGACAGAGAGTGCGACCGGAAGTGCGACCGGGGCCTCCCGCCTCTCCCCTGCGCCATATCAAGCGAGTTGAGGCTAATGCCCGATTCGCCGCTCTTGTGATCCGGCGTGACATGACTCACTGGCCCCCCTGTGACGACCGGTGCCGACCGCCCCTCGATTCCCCGCACGCGCCAAGCGAGTTGATGGTTTGCACCCACAAAGGATCAAGTACCCCATACGGCACAGACCAAGGTCAATAGGGGTCATCTGTGAATCCGGCACTTGTTCCGGACATGTGCTCTCGCATACGTTCCCGGCCTGTCGGGCGGACGCCTAATCCTGCCGCCGCCCGTAACACCCACCGAGAAACGCATGGCAGGAGCGGGGGAACCAGGTAGGTCGCCGCAGCACATTGCCCTGACGTTCTGGACATTCAGATCTTTTGGGGCAATCCGTTACGGCTTGGGGTGAAGTCGCGGCCGTCAGGACGCGACCGGGCAGCTCCCGCCCGAACCCGACAGCTCACCTCGCAGGCGACGGAGAGGAAAACTCGTCATGTCCGCTGCCGCTCAGCGTTCCACCCGCACGTCCCGTCTCGCCCGCAAGCTCGCCATCGCCGGCACCGGAGTCGCCGTACTGGCGCTCCCGCTCATCGGCGCGACCACCGCCTCCGCGGCCACCACCCCGACCGTCGCCACCGCGAGCAGCCTCGGCTACTCCGACAACCTCGACGGCTGGATCCGTGCCTCCCTCCAGGTCATGTCGCAGCACGGCATCCCGGGGACGTACAACGGCATCTACCGCAACGTCATCCGCGAGTCCTCGGGCAACCCCTACGCCATCAACCTGTGGGACTCCAACGCCGCCGCGGGCATCCCGTCCAAGGGCCTGTTGCAGGTCATCGACCCGACCTTCCGCGCCTACCACGTCGAGGGCACCTCCTGGAACTCCTACGACCCGGTCGCGAACATCACCGCCGCCTGCAACTACGCGGCCGCGCGCTACGGCTCGATCGACAACGTCTTCGGCGCCTACTGACGGGTCCGGGCCGCGCCCGAGCCGACAGCAGCCCGGCGGTCGGCCGGTCGGCTGGTTAGCTGGCTGGCTGGCTGGCTGGCAGCCGGTCGGTCGGTCGACCGGCCGACCGGGCTCACGGAAACAGTCTTTCGAGGACGACGGCGACGCCGTCGTCCTCGTTCGACGTCGTCACCTCGTCGGCCACCGCCTTGAGTTCGGGGTGGGCGTTGGCCATCGCGACGCCGCGCGCCGCCCAGTCGAACATCGGGATGTCGTTGGGCATGTCCCCGAAGGCGACGGTGTCCTCGGGCCGCAGTCCGAGGTGTTCCGCGGCCAGTGCCAGACCCGTCGCCTTGGTGATCCCGCAGGGCTGCAGCTCCACCGTGCCAGGACCCGACATGGTGACCGTGGCGAGCGAACCCACCACCGAGCGGGCCGTCGCCGCCAACTCGTCGTCGGACAGGGCGGGATGGCGCAGCAGCACCTTGCTGATCGGCTCGCACCACAGGTCGTCGCGACGGCCGACCCGCAGCGCCGGCAGCGTCGGGTGGGGCATCCGGTAACCCGGCTCGATGAGCGTCAGCCCGTCGACGCCGTCCTGGTCGACCGCCGCGTACAGCTGCCCGACCTCCGCTTCGATCTTGCCGAGCGCGGTCTCCGCCAGCTCCCGGTCCAGGGTCACCGACCACAGCAGCCGGTCCGCGCCGGCGTCGTACAGCTGCGCGCCCTGTCCGCACACCGCGAGCCCCCTGCTGTGCAGGCGCTCGAGCAGCGGCCGCACGCGGGGCGCGGGCCGTCCCGTCACCACCAGGTGGCGTGCGCCGGCGGCGGCCACCCGCGCGAGCGCGTCGAGCGACCGGTCGGAGAAGGTGTCGTCGCCGCGAAGCAGCGTTCCGTCCAGGTCTGTGGCGATCAGGGAGTACGCGGTGCGCGCGGCATATGCGGTAGGTGCGGCCATGATCAGAGAATACGGATGCCGTACCCCCCGGGTTCGACGTGAGGCGAACGACGGCCAGGTCCTGCCCTGTTCTGCCAACTCTCCTTGCGGGACTGGCCTTGACCCGTCCCGGGACTGGCTCAATGAAGCGGCTTTCTGACGCATCGCCGGGGAGGAGCGGACGGCCGAAGGCTCCCGCGCCGGTTCGAGATCTCGTGCCGGATCGTGAACCACCCGGGGGCGGGCGGCAGTACGTCCGGGGCTGGCGGCGCTACGTCCGGGGCGGGCGGCAGTACAGCCGGCGCGGGCGGCGATACGTCGGGGGCAGGCGGCGGGACGCGGGGCGTGAGCGGCCGGACGCGGTTCGCTGCGGGCCGAAACGCCCCGCCGGCCCGTCCCCCATGTCGCTTTCGCCAGGTCAGCCGTAACGTGTGGCCCGGCTCGCCGCACCCGCGCGACATCCGCCCGGTGTCCGGTGACCACGACATGGCGAGCACCAGAGAGTGCAGGAAAGAGAGGCAGTACCCGATGCCCCCCTTCGACCTTCCCGAGGGCGATCCCTTCGGCCCGCACAACCTCCCGTACGGCGTGTTCTCCCTCTCGGGCGCCACCGGGCGGACCGTCGGCGTCCGGCTCGGCGAGCACGTGCTGGACGCGGGCGCGGCAGCCCACGCGCTCGGCTCGCCCCACGCGGAGCTGCTGTCGGCGCCGACCCTGAACCCGCTGCTCGCGGCGGGCCGCGTCGTCTGGTCGCAGGTGCGGCGCGCGCTCACGGAGTGGGTCACCGACCCCGCTCACCGCCCCACGGTCGAACCGCTTCTGCATCCCCTGTCCGCGGTGTCCCAGCACCTCCCCTTCGAGGTCGCCGACTACGTCGACTTCTACTCCTCCGAACATCACGCGCGGAACGCCGGCGCGATCTTCCGCCCGGACGCCGGCGACACCCTCCTCGCCAACTGGAAGCACCTGCCGATCGGTTACCACGGCCGCGCCGGCACGGTCGTGGTCTCCGGAACGGACGTGGTGCGCCCCTCGGGCCAGCGCAAGGCGCCCTCCGACCCCGCCCCCGTCTTCGGCCCGTCCGCGCGACTCGACATCGAAGCCGAGGTCGGCTTCGTGGTCGGCGTGCCGTCGAAGCAGGGCAGCCCGGTCGCACTGGCCGACTACCGCGAGCACGTCTTCGGGCTGTGCCTGCTCAACGACTGGTCCGCCCGCGACATCCAGGCCTGGGAGTACGTGCCCCTCGGCCCGTTCCTCGGCAAGTCGTTCGCGACGTCGGTGTCGGCGTGGATCACCCCGCTGGAAGCTCTGGACGAGGCCCGGACGGCGCCCCCGGAGCGGACCCACCCCCTCCTTCCCTACCTGGACGACTCCGACGCCGAACCCGCCGGCTACGACCTGCGCATCTCCGTCGCGGTCAACGGTCACGTCGTCTCCGAGCCGCCCTTCTCCACCATGTACTGGACGGCCGCCCAGCAGCTGGCCCACCTCACGGTCAACGGGGCCTCCCTGCGCACCGGCGACCTGTACGGCTCGGGCACCGTGAGCGGACCGAACCCGGATCAGCTCGGCTCCCTCCTGGAGCTGACCTGGAACGGCCGTGACCCGCTGGAACTCCCCGACGGCAAAAGGGCGTTCCTGGAGGACGGCGACGTGGTGACCCTGTCGGCGTGGGCTCCCGGCCCCGACGGAGTGCGGGTGGGTCTGGGCGAGGTGAGCGGCCGGGTGGTCGCCGGGTGAGGTCACGCCCACCCTCCCGGCCTCGGGCTCGATGACGTGCGACGCGATGTCTGGCGGTGCCATGACGGGCGACGCGATACCTGACGGCGCCATGACGGGCGACGCGATGCCGGGCGGTGCGACGACGGGCGGTTCGCAGGCCCGCTTCGGGGTCCGCGCCCGGACAGGGTGGCCCGGGCCGAATCCGGGCGTCGACTTGGGCTGACTCCCGGGGGAACCGCCGTCATACTGGCGGCGGGCGCGGTCTTCGTGCCGGGCCCGCCGCCCGTGGCAGGCCGCACGAGTGCGCGCCGCCGGCACGCATGTCGCGCCCGTGTGGCGCGCGCCCCCTTCCCGACCAGGATCCGGAGCCCCCGGGATGACCGTCTGCCTGCTCCTGCTGAGCATCGTGGGCCTGACCGCCGCGGTGCCGGCCCCGCGTGCGCTGACCCGCTCCGCCTGGCCCGAGCGGGAGCCGGTGGTGGGGCTGTGGGTGTGGCAGTGCCTGGTCGCCACCGTCCTGCTGTGCTGCCTGACGGCGCTGGTGCTGGGCGCCGCGGCCGTCTTCCACACCGTCCGCTCGCGGGTCTTCGCGCCTGCGCCGGCGGCGGTCACGGAGGCGTACGACCTCTCCGCCGCCCCCCTGTGGGCGACGGCCCTGACCCTGCTGCTGGCCTGCGGGGCCGCCTGGACCACCGCCATGCTCGCCCGTGAACTCGTCGAGGCGCGCCGACGCCGTGACCGGGCGCGGGCCCACCTGCGCGAACGCGCCCCCGACCTGCCCGCGGGCCTGCCGCCCGCCCGGGGCCCGCTGCTCGTGCTGGAGGACGAATACCCGGACGCCTGGTGGATGCCCGGCAGCCCACCCCAGTTGATCGTGACCACCGGCGCCCTGCACCGCCTCACCTCCCACCAGCTGGACGCCGTCCTCACCCATGAGCGCGGCCATGCCCGCGCCCACCACGACTGGCTGCTCCACCTGTCCACCGCCCTTGCCACCGGCTTCCCCCGCATTCCGCTCTTCTCCCACTTCTGCGACCAGACGCACCGCCTGGTCGAACTCGCCGCCGACGACACGGCGTCCCGCCGCTGCGGGCACCTGACCACGGCACTGGCCCTGATCGAGCTGAACCAGCACCGCGGCGTCCTGTCCTGCGCCTCCAGTCACCGCCTCCTCGGCGAGCGCGTCGACCGCCTCCTCGAGCCGCCCCCGCGCCTGCTGCGCAGACACCGGGCGCTGACGACGACCGTGGCCACCCTGGTCCCGCTGCTGCCGCTGCTGATCACCTTCGCCCCGGGGCTCACCGCGCTGTCCTGAACCGGCGGATCTCGCCCCGAACTGGCGGATCCGTCTCGGCGGACCCTCGTTCTCGCAGGTCAAGCCCGTGTCTGACGCTGTCGCAGATGGCGCAACATTCCGGCAACACTGGTTTTCCTAGTGGGTCGGTATGGTTCGAAACATGCCAGCCACCGACCGCGTCCGAGACCACGCCGGCCAGGGCGCGACCACCGTCGCCGCCCACCGTGCGCGGCGTCGGCTGCGCGCGGACCAGGCACGTCAGCTCGCCGACCTGCTCCGTCGCCAACTGCTCACCGGCGGCTTCCCGGCCGGCACGCTCCCCCACGAGGCGACCCTCGCCGCCGACTACCGCGCCTCCCGCAACACCGTCCGTGAGGCCCTCGACCTGTTGCGGGCCGAAGGTCTGGTGGAACGCCTGCCCGGCGTCGGCACGATCGTCGTGGCACAGAAGTACCCCCATGGGCTGGACCGTCTGATGGGGCTCGCGGAGACCCTGCACGAACACGGCCACGTCACGAACGAGGTCCGCACGATGGGCCCCGTCGCCGCACCCGCACCGGTGGCCGACCGCCTCCGTGTCCCGCCCGGCGCCGATGTCCTCTACATCGAACGCCTGCGCCGCCTGGGCGGCGTCCCCCTCTCTCTCGACCTCACCTACGTGCCGCTCGACATCGGCGTCGATCTGCTGGGTGCCGACCTGGAGAACACCGACGTCTTCCGTCTCCTCGAGGCCCTCACCGGGCAGCGCCTCGGCCACGCCGAGATCACCCTTGAGGCGGTGAACGCGGACGCCCACTCCGCCGCCGTACTGGAGGCGCCGCGCGGGGCGGCCGTCCTGATGCTCGAACGCCTCACCCATCTCGCCGACGGACGCCCGGTGGACCTGGAGTTCATCCGCTTCCGCGGCGACCGCATCTCGATGAGCGGCCAACTGCACCGCTCGCTGTGATCTTCCATCTCCCGCCGCCCTCCTCCAGCCGTTCCACCCTGCTTCCCGCTCTCACCCCTTCATCGTTCGGCAGGGCCCCATCGGTTCGCTGCCGCACGGGATTTCTCAGAATTTCTCGGGACTTTTTCGGAGACAGCCATGACCCTGGCGCCCCAGCGGGCCGACGTGCCCGTGACCATCGACGAGTCGAAGTGCATCGACGGCTGCACCCTCTGCGTGGACATGTGCCCGCTGGACTCCCTCGCCATCGACGAGAGCAACGGCAAGGCCTACATGCACGTCGACGAGTGCTGGTACTGCGGCCCCTGCGCGGCCCGGTGCCCCACCGGAGCCGTCACGGTCAACATGCCCTACCTGCTCCGGTGAAAGGCCCGCATCTCCCATGAAAACCAAAGCAGCCGCCGTGACCGCCGCCCTCCTGCTGTTCCCGCTCGCCGGGTGCGGCAGCGCCCAGGCCGGCAGCGGCTCCACGGTCACCGTCACCGTCGGCTACCAGTCCAAGACCATCAACACGGTCACCGCGGGCACCCTCCTGCGTTCCCTCGGCTACTTCGAGAAGGAACTGAACGCGCTCGGCGACGGCAAGACCTACAAGGTGGACTGGCAGGACTACGCCACCGGCGCTCCCATCACCGCGCAGATGACCGCCGGGAAGATCGACATCGGCTCGATGGGCGACTTCCCGCTCCTCATCAACGCAGCCCGCGGCAAGCAGCTGAACCAGCCCACGCGCCTGGTGTCGATCACCGGCTACAACCTCCGCGGCGGGCTCAACACCATCGTCACCGCGCCCGACTCCGAGCTCGCCTCGCTCCAGGACCTCAAGGGCAAGAAGGTCTCCACCAGCGTGGGCTCCGCCGCCGACGGCACCCTCGTGCGCGCACTGCAGCGGGCCGGCATCGACCCGGACAAGGGCATCGAGAAGCTCAACCAGCAGCCTGCCGTGGGCGCTTCGGCGCTCTCCGCAGGCAGCGCCGACGCCCTCTCGCAGTTCGTCGCCTGGCCCGGCCTGCTCGCCTACCAGGGCAAGGCCAAGGCCCTCTACGACGGCGCCCAGCTGAACCTGGCCACGTTCCACGGCGTCACCGTCCGCGAGAAGTTCGCCAAGGAACGCCCCGCGGTGCTGGAGGCGTTCCTCAAGGCGCAGTCCGAGGCCACCGCCTATCTGAACGACCATCCCGTGGCCGCCGCCGAGAGCGTCGCCAAGGCCACCAAGCTGCCCGCCGAGGTCGTCTACCTCTACAACGGCGCCCACGGCATCTCCACCTTCGACCCGGCCGTCAAGCCCCAGCTGGTCTCCGCCCTCAAGAAGGACGTGTCGATCCTCAAGCAGGCGAAGCTGACGGGCGACGTCGACGTGGACTCCTTCGTCGACGACCAGTACGTCAGGAAGGCGCTCGGCGCGTCGTACGCCCGACAGCTCGCCGCCGCTCCCCCACCCGCCGCGAGCGAGGTCTGGCCCGAGGGCGACGCCACGAAGACCCTCGCCTTCAAGACGCCCGCCGAGCTGCTGAAGTACGTCGCCGGGCACAAGGACGAGGTCCGCGCCGCCTACGTCCCCGACGCCACCACCGGCACCCTGTGGTTCGCCGACAAGGCGGTCTGGGTGGCCGACGGCACGACCCTCCTGCCCTTCGTCACCCCGGCCACCGCGCAGGTCTACGTCGCAGCGCACGGCGGCGCACGCGTCGTCACGTACGCCGACGCCCTGGGGCGGGCGTCATGAGCAGGTATGCGCTGCGGGTCGCCTCGGTGGCCGCCGCCCTCGGCGTGTGGCAACTGCTGACCAGCCTGGACGTCGACCTGTGGCTGCGGTTCTCGCAGTTCCCGACCGTCGCCGACGTGGCCCGCGCCTTCGCGGACCGCATGGCCGGCGACGACTACTGGACCGATCTCACCGACAGCCTCACCCGCATCCTCAGCGGCTTCCTGCTGGCCGCCGTCGTGGGAGTCGCCACGGGCGTGCTCGTGGCGCGCTCGCGGCTGGCCGAGGACCTGCTCGGACCGATCCTCGAGGTCGTGCGGCCCATCCCCGCGATCGCCCTGGTGCCCGTCTCGATCCTCCTCTTCCCCTCCAACGAACAGGGCATCGTCTTCATCACCTTCACCGCCGCCTTCTTCCCCGTCATGGTCTCCACCCGCCACGCCGTCCGCGCGCTGAGCCCCGGCTGGGAGGAAGCGGTGCGCACCATGGGCGGCGGCCGGTGGCGGATCCTCGGCTCGGTCGTCCTGCCGGGTGCGCTGCCCGGCATCTTCGGCGGGCTCTCGGTCGGCATCGGCGTGTCGTGGATCTGTGTGATCTCCGCCGAGATGATCTCCGGTCAGTACGGCGTCGGCTACCGCACCTGGCAGGACTACACGGTCGTCGACTACCCGGGTGTCTTCGTCGGCATGGTCACGATCGGCGTGCTCGGCTGGGCCACCTCCACGGCCGTGGAACTCCTCGGCCGTCGACTGACCCGCTGGCTGCCGCGCACGTCGTACGTTCCCCCGGGCCGGCCACGTCCACGACACCTCGCGGCGCCCGCAGCGGCCTCCTCCGCATCGACCCCGTCCACCTCCGCCGCTTCCGGTGGCGCCGACGACGCCGTCCGCACCGGACCCGAACCCGAGGGGACGCGCCATGAGCACCTCGTCTGACACCCGCCGGACCGCCCCCGCGACCGGGACGGCCGCTGCCGGTGCGCCGAGCTCCGCCCCCACGGCCTCCGCCGCGGAACCGGCCGGCCCGGAATCGGACGGGAAGAGGGCGGACGGAAGGAGGACGGTCGAGAAGGGAGCGGACGGTACGGCAACGGGCTCACCCGCACGGGGCACCCGGCTCACCCTCCGCGCGGCCGCTCTGGGCCGCCCCGACGCCGCCGCCCTGGCCGACGTGGACCTGGACGTCCCGCCGGGCGAGATCCTCACCGTCGTCGGTCCTTCGGGCTGCGGCAAGTCGACGCTGCTGCGCACGTTCGCCGGGCTGCTGCCCGCGCTGGGCGGCGCCGTGGAACAGGACGGCCTGCCGATCGGCGGACCCGCGGCGGACCGCGCGCTGGTCTTCCAGGAGGACGCACTGTTGCCCTGGCGGACCCTGCTGGCCAACGTCGAACTGCCCCTCGCCATCCAGGGCCTCCGGCGCGCGGAACGCAGGAGGAAGGCAGCCGACTGGCTCGAGCGCGTGGGACTCGCCGACCGCGCGCGGCAGCTCCCGCACCGCGTCTCCGGAGGACAGCGCCAACGGGCGCAACTGGCCCGCGCCCTCGCCGCCGGCCCGCGCGCCGTCCTGATGGACGAACCGTTCGGCGCCCTCGACGCCCAGACCCGCGCCGGCATGCAGGACCTGCTGGTGGAGGTGTTGCAGGGGACCGGGGCGACCGTCGTCTTCGTCACGCACGACGTGGACGAGGCCCTGTTCCTCGGCGACCGCGTGGCCCTGCTCGGCGCCGGCCGGCTCGTCGCCGTACGGGACGTGCCCCGCCCCCGCGACCGCGCCGCCCACGACGACCCCGCGCGCGCGGCCCTGCGACGCGACGTCCTGACCTCCCTGAGCACCTGAAAGGCACCCCGGTGGACACCCCCCTGCAGATCCCCGCGCTCACCGACGCCGAAGAGCTGACCTGCGACGTCCTCGTCATCGGCGGCGGCACCGCCGGCACCATGGCCGCCCTGACCGCCGCCGAGCGCGGCGCGGACGTGCTGCTCCTGGAGAAGGCCCACGTCCGCCACTCGGGCGCGCTCGCGATGGGCATGGACGGCGTGAACAACGCCGTCATCCCCGGCCGCGCCGAGCCCGACGACTACGTCGCCGAGATCACCCGTGCCAACGACGGCATCGTCGACCAGTCCACCGTCCGGCAGACCGCCACCCGCGGCTTCGCCATGGTGCAGCGCCTGGAGTCGTACGGCGTGAAGTTCGAGAAGGACGAGCACGGCGACTACGCGGTCCGTCAGGTCCACCGTTCCGGCTCCTACGTACTGCCCATGCCGGAGGGCAAGGACGTCAAGAAGGTCCTGTACCGGCAGCTGCGGCGGCGCGAGATGCGGGAGCGGATCCGTATCGAGAACCGGGTGATGCCGGTGCGCGTGCTGACGGCCCCGGACGACGGGCGGGCCATCGGCGCGGTCGGCTTCAACACCCGCACAGGGCAGTTCGTCACCGTCCGCGCGGGCGGCGTCATCCTCGCCACCGGCGCCTGCGGCCGCCTCGGCCTGCCCGCCTCCGGCTACCTGTACGGCACGTACGAGAACCCCACCAACGCGGGCGACGGCTACGCCATGGCCTACCACGCGGGCGCCGAGCTGACCGGCATCGAGTGCTTCCAGATCAACCCGCTCATCAAGGACTACAACGGCCCCGCCTGCGCCTACGTCGCGAACCCCTTCGGCGGCTACCAGGTCAACCGGCACGGCGAGCGGTTCGTCGACTCCGACTACTGGTCGGGCCAGATGATGGCCGAGTTCGCGGCGGAGGTAGCCAGCGACCGCGGTCCCGTCTACCTGAAGCTGAGCCACCTGCCCGAGGAGTCGATCGCCTCCCTGGAGTCGATCCTGCACTCCACCGAGCGCCCTTCCCGCGGCACCTTCCACGCCGGCCGCGGCCACGACTACCGCACCCACGACATCGAGATGCACATCTCGGAGATCGGCCTGTGCGGCGGCCATTCGGCGTCGGGCGTCCGGGTGGACGAGCACGCCCGCACGACCGTTCCCCGGCTGTACGCGGCGGGCGACCTCGCCTGCGTCCCGCACAACTACATGATCGGCGCGTTCGTCTTCGGCGACCTGGCCGGTTCGGACGCCGCCCGGTACCAGGCGTACGACGGCGAGCTGCCCGCCGATCAGCTGCGCCAGGCGCACGAGTTGATCTACCGCCCGTTGCGCAACCCGGAGGGCCCTCCGCAGCCCCAGGTCGAGTACAAGCTGCGCCGCTTCGTGAACGACTACGTCGCCCCGCCCAAGTCGGGCGCGCGACTGTCGCTGGCCCTGGAGTCCTTCGAGCGGATGCGCGACGACATCGCCGAGATGGGCGCCCGTACCGCGCACGAGCTGATGCGCTGCGCCGAGGTCTCCTTCATCCGCGACTGCGCGGAGATGGCCGCGCGCGCCTCGCTGGCCCGCACGGAGTCCCGCTGGGGCCTCTACCACGAGCGTCTCGACCATCCTCAGCGTGACGACTCCTCCTGGTTCCACCACCTGGATCTGCACAAGTCCCCTTCCGGTGCTATGGAGTTCACGGCCCGGCCCGTGGCTCCGTATCTGGTGCCGATCGACGAGTTCACCCCCGTCGGCGGCCCGTCGCGGCACATCGGCGAGGTCCACGCCGAGAACGTGGCGACGGCCGGTTCACGGGAGGTGGCGCCCGTCGCCGCGGGGGTCGAGTCCCTCGCGTCGAACACCGGCCTCCCGGCGCCCGCAGTGCCCGAACCCGCCCTCGACCAGGCCTCCTCTCCCCGGTCCTCGTCCCGTCTGCTCGAACTCGTCGCCCTCGCCGAGGAGGAGCCCGAACTCGGCGCCCTGCTCCCCTACTTGTCCGACCCTGCGCCCGCCGTCCGGCGCGAGGCGGTCGCCGTCCTCACCGAGACCCTGCCGTCGGGCACCGGCCCCGCGCTGGCAGAAGCGCTGCGCGACCCGGCGGCGGCGGTACGCTCCGCCGCCGCGGCCTCGCTCCGGGAGCTCGTCGAGACCCTGCCCGCGGAGCCCGCCCTCCGGGACGGTCTCGCCGCCGCACTGGACGAGCCCGACCCCGTCGTGCGGGCGGCGGCCCTGGACGTGCTGCGCGCCCTGCGTCTCGGGGACGCGGCCCTGTTCTCCGGCTCCCTCGCCGACGCGGACATCGCCGTCCGGATCGAGGCCGTCCGCGCTCTGGTCTCCGTCGACGCCGCCGACGAACTGGCCCGGGCGGCGACCGCCGACCCGTCCCGGGAGGTCCGCGTCACGATCGCCAAGTCCCTTGCCACAGTGGCCGCCGGACGCCTGAGCGGCGACACGCCGACGGAACCGGGGAGCAGCCACGGCACCGGCGCGGTGTCCGCCGCCGGCGCCTCATCGGTCGCGGACAGCGGATT
The window above is part of the Streptomyces sp. NBC_00425 genome. Proteins encoded here:
- a CDS encoding M56 family metallopeptidase is translated as MTVCLLLLSIVGLTAAVPAPRALTRSAWPEREPVVGLWVWQCLVATVLLCCLTALVLGAAAVFHTVRSRVFAPAPAAVTEAYDLSAAPLWATALTLLLACGAAWTTAMLARELVEARRRRDRARAHLRERAPDLPAGLPPARGPLLVLEDEYPDAWWMPGSPPQLIVTTGALHRLTSHQLDAVLTHERGHARAHHDWLLHLSTALATGFPRIPLFSHFCDQTHRLVELAADDTASRRCGHLTTALALIELNQHRGVLSCASSHRLLGERVDRLLEPPPRLLRRHRALTTTVATLVPLLPLLITFAPGLTALS
- a CDS encoding 4Fe-4S dicluster domain-containing protein, with amino-acid sequence MTLAPQRADVPVTIDESKCIDGCTLCVDMCPLDSLAIDESNGKAYMHVDECWYCGPCAARCPTGAVTVNMPYLLR
- a CDS encoding polyprenyl synthetase family protein, with the translated sequence MTVVGPFGLSVRDQALEADVQAGLAAVEEGLLEATKSEVPFITEAAQHLVRAGGKRFRPLLVMLAAQFGDRHAPGIVPSAVVVELTHLATLYHDDVMDEATVRRGVPSANARWGNSVAVLTGDFLFARASHILADLGPEAVRVQAEAFERLVTGQILETAGPTDGRDPVEHYLDVLGGKTGSLVAVACRFGAMMSGADETVVDVLTQYGERLGVAFQLADDVLDIASDSHESGKTPGTDLREGVPTLPVLRLRERAARLSLPEDIALCELLDSDLSDDARLAEAIEALRAHPALEQARRDTVRYANDARAALAPLRECDAKAALMELCDAVVHRAG
- the fahA gene encoding fumarylacetoacetase; the protein is MPPFDLPEGDPFGPHNLPYGVFSLSGATGRTVGVRLGEHVLDAGAAAHALGSPHAELLSAPTLNPLLAAGRVVWSQVRRALTEWVTDPAHRPTVEPLLHPLSAVSQHLPFEVADYVDFYSSEHHARNAGAIFRPDAGDTLLANWKHLPIGYHGRAGTVVVSGTDVVRPSGQRKAPSDPAPVFGPSARLDIEAEVGFVVGVPSKQGSPVALADYREHVFGLCLLNDWSARDIQAWEYVPLGPFLGKSFATSVSAWITPLEALDEARTAPPERTHPLLPYLDDSDAEPAGYDLRISVAVNGHVVSEPPFSTMYWTAAQQLAHLTVNGASLRTGDLYGSGTVSGPNPDQLGSLLELTWNGRDPLELPDGKRAFLEDGDVVTLSAWAPGPDGVRVGLGEVSGRVVAG
- a CDS encoding GntR family transcriptional regulator; translated protein: MPATDRVRDHAGQGATTVAAHRARRRLRADQARQLADLLRRQLLTGGFPAGTLPHEATLAADYRASRNTVREALDLLRAEGLVERLPGVGTIVVAQKYPHGLDRLMGLAETLHEHGHVTNEVRTMGPVAAPAPVADRLRVPPGADVLYIERLRRLGGVPLSLDLTYVPLDIGVDLLGADLENTDVFRLLEALTGQRLGHAEITLEAVNADAHSAAVLEAPRGAAVLMLERLTHLADGRPVDLEFIRFRGDRISMSGQLHRSL
- a CDS encoding transglycosylase SLT domain-containing protein, with the translated sequence MSAAAQRSTRTSRLARKLAIAGTGVAVLALPLIGATTASAATTPTVATASSLGYSDNLDGWIRASLQVMSQHGIPGTYNGIYRNVIRESSGNPYAINLWDSNAAAGIPSKGLLQVIDPTFRAYHVEGTSWNSYDPVANITAACNYAAARYGSIDNVFGAY
- a CDS encoding HAD family hydrolase: MAAPTAYAARTAYSLIATDLDGTLLRGDDTFSDRSLDALARVAAAGARHLVVTGRPAPRVRPLLERLHSRGLAVCGQGAQLYDAGADRLLWSVTLDRELAETALGKIEAEVGQLYAAVDQDGVDGLTLIEPGYRMPHPTLPALRVGRRDDLWCEPISKVLLRHPALSDDELAATARSVVGSLATVTMSGPGTVELQPCGITKATGLALAAEHLGLRPEDTVAFGDMPNDIPMFDWAARGVAMANAHPELKAVADEVTTSNEDDGVAVVLERLFP